Genomic DNA from Chlorogloeopsis sp. ULAP01:
CTTCTACCTGCCCTATGGTAAGAGTACCTGTTTTGTCAAAAGCGATCGCCCGCACTTTTCCTACCCTTTCCAATTGGGCACCATTTTTAAACAAAATTCCTTGTTTTGCACCATTAGCAATACCCGACAGCAATGTTGGCATAATTGCTGCCATTAACGCACAAGGAGAAGCCACTACTAAAAAAGTTAAAGCACGATAGATTGTGGTTTCCCATTCCCACTTCCAAACAAACGGTGGCAAAATAATCAGAAAGATTCCTACTACGACAATTACCTGTGCGTACCTTCGTTCAAATCGCTCAATAAATTCTTGAGAAGGCGGTGCTTCTGTTTGTGCTTGCTTTACCAAACGAATTACGCGTTGAATTAAACTACTTTCCGGTGGTTGATGCAACTTCAGCTTTAATGCTCCATATCCATTCAGCGTGCCTGCAAAAACTTCCTCACCCACTGTCTTCTCTACAGGTAAGGATTCACCTGTAATTGCAGCCTGATTCAGAGCGCTGTAACCTTCCAAAATCATCCCATCTGTGGGAATTAATTCCCCTGGCTTGACAATAATTTCATCTCCTAGTTGCAGCTGGTTGACAGGAACGATCTCTTCTTGTCCCTGACGCATAACCCTTGCTGTATCTTGAGTTAGGCTCATTAAACTGCGGATACTGCGTTCCGTTTTTTGCATGGCATAACCTTCAAGTGCACCACTAACTGCAAAGATAAGAATCAAAACTGCCCCATCAATAATTAGATAATATTCTTTTCGCCACAAGCCCAAACCAGCAGCACCCAGTGCTGCCACAATCATCAACAAATCTACATCTAGTTCCCTTTCTTTAATAAGAGTAGTGAACCCCTCAAGGGCGCTTTCGTAACCACCAACAATATACGCTGCAGGTAGCAGTAGCAGCGCCCATCCCAAAAAGCCAAAGTGCAAAGCCAACCATCCTAGAAACAACAGCAATCCACAGAGAATTGCCGCCACAGCATCCATATGTTCTTTGGTAAATTGATGTAAGCGTCCTGGGTAAAGCATGAAATTCAAGTTAGCACTGACTTTCTTAAGCTAAACCTTGACATAGGTGTTAATGTCAAGCTTGTGTGAATAAATAGGTGACAGGTTACAGGGAACAGGGAAAAACTGTAACCTATTCCCTATCCCCTGTTCTTAGTAACTCTTAATTAGCTTCTCAGCTGGATGTAAAAGTCACGACGGATAATTAAAACAGTGCTCTCCAAAAGGTAGGCAGTGATATTGATATGTGCATTGAATTTGGTAGGGAAATTTGTGGTATCCTCTATACAGCAGAAACACGTGAATGGTTAGTAACTAATGGTATAAGTGGATACGCTTCTGGTACCATAGCAGGATTGCTGACTAGGCGCTATCACGGTTTGCTGATGGCAGCATTGAAACCACCTCTAGGCAGAACATTGCTATTAGCAAAGGTGGATGAAAATGTTTTGTATGGTAATAAAAATTACAATTTGTATACGAATCGATGGACTGATGGAATCGTCAGTCCTGATGGTTATCAGCACATAGAACGTTTCTGTTTGGAGGGTACTATTCCTGTGTGGCGTTATGCCTGTGCTGATGCCTTATTAGAAAAACGAATTTGGATGCAGCAGGGAGCCAACACTACCTACGTCCACTATCTTCTGCGCCGTGGCTCTCAACCGTTGCAGCTAACTCTCAAAGCAATGGTGAACTACCGCGATTATCATGGCGGCACCCAAAGCAATGGCTGGAAGATGAGTGTTGAGTTAGTGGAGCGAGGAATTTGCGTAACAGCTTACGAAAGTGCCATACCGCTTTACCTGTTAAGCGATCGCGCCAGTGCTGTTCCTGTTCACAACTGGTATTACGGATTTGACTTGGCAGCAGAACGTTACCGGGGATTAAGCGATCGTGAAGACCACTTGCACGCTGCAACCTTCCAACTTACTCTTAATCCTGGAGAATCTCTGACTTTTGTTGCCAGTACAGAAAAGGAACCGAATTTAAATGGTGAAGCAGCTCTTAGACTTCGCCATACGCAAGAGCAAAAGTTAATTACACAGTGGAAAACCAGCCGTTCTTCTCACGCGAAAGAAACTCCTACCTGGGTAAATCATTTGGTTTTGGCAGCCGATCAATTTATTGTAGATCGTCCCAGACACGATGACACTCATGGCAAAACCATTATTGCCGGGTATCACTGGTTTAGCGACTGGGGAAGAGATAC
This window encodes:
- a CDS encoding heavy metal translocating P-type ATPase, which translates into the protein MLYPGRLHQFTKEHMDAVAAILCGLLLFLGWLALHFGFLGWALLLLPAAYIVGGYESALEGFTTLIKERELDVDLLMIVAALGAAGLGLWRKEYYLIIDGAVLILIFAVSGALEGYAMQKTERSIRSLMSLTQDTARVMRQGQEEIVPVNQLQLGDEIIVKPGELIPTDGMILEGYSALNQAAITGESLPVEKTVGEEVFAGTLNGYGALKLKLHQPPESSLIQRVIRLVKQAQTEAPPSQEFIERFERRYAQVIVVVGIFLIILPPFVWKWEWETTIYRALTFLVVASPCALMAAIMPTLLSGIANGAKQGILFKNGAQLERVGKVRAIAFDKTGTLTIGQVEVCQVITNSEYTQLDVLKTAAALESRSEHPIGKAIVQAPGDLEYKSAVEVQAIPGQGIVGLVKQQQFIVGKAEFVQQYVTDLPLPLQEVAHTLQQEGKTVVWVAQEDVGTRGHSDAEMVSVSTSFSILGLIALADKIRPEAPIAIAHLRKLGVEQVVMLTGDNQQTANSVAQAIGIDQVYAELLPEDKLRVIRHLQKEYETVAMVGDGINDAPALAQASVGIAMGKAGSDVALETADIVLMADKLEKIAVAMRLGKRAQVIVKQNIVIALLFILLLLVGNFLGNINLPLGVVGHEGSTVLVTLSGLRLLK